In Dendropsophus ebraccatus isolate aDenEbr1 chromosome 14, aDenEbr1.pat, whole genome shotgun sequence, the following proteins share a genomic window:
- the ACBD4 gene encoding acyl-CoA-binding domain-containing protein 4 produces MGTDQDETGYQRQFNAAVSVIQSLPKNGAYRPSYEEMLRFYSYYKQATVGPCNIARPGFWDPIGKYKWDAWSKLGAMTQEDAMCAYIRQMKMVAQKIIDTFPLEETSPEMFEPFRPLYDVIPDMPRPPDSFFRTSTGAEPSEDTTEHAIPEESEEMGDQESGDKSDYAAEIETGALSVEKEPEQRRDPLGEATHPVQTGQRLQSWGSENDYSDTVEQLGSDQECEDNGSRIYPHLFQPSDVTRKKAKIRSRRKSSERRKDDDYESGPGSSSDAWLGSRNEEASGDPASGLQTRCQNAPHQLSPQIKATVEALQASIQGLCQRLEVLERTLQDQRQYIEGQAQRSHKVPKQRRPALAKSQTFLFIVIWPFVVHWLLRRFQWRKR; encoded by the exons ATGGGGACGGATCAAGATGAAACTGGATATCAGAGGCAATTCAATGCAGCCGTATCTGTTATCCAGAGCTTACCTAAAAATG GTGCTTATCGGCCGTCTTATGAGGAAATGCTCAGATTCTACAGCTACTACAAACAGGCTACAGTGGGACCCTGCAACATTGCCCGTCCTGGTTTCTGGGATCCTATTGGCAAATATAAGTG GGATGCCTGGAGCAAGCTTGGCGCTATGACGCAAGAAGACGCCATGTGCGCCTATATCAGACAGATGAAAATGGTTGCACAAAAG ATTATAGACACATTCCCTCTGGAGGAGACATCGCCTGAGATGTTTGAGCCTTTCCGCCCCCTGTATGATGTCATCCCTGATATGCCACGCCCCCCAGACTCCTTTTTTAGGACCAGCACTG GTGCTGAGCCCTCTGAGGATACGACGGAGCATGCCATACCGGAGGAAAGTGAAGAAATGGGGGACCAGGAGTCTGGAGACAAAAGTGACTATGCAGCCGAAATTGAGACGGGTGCACTCTCAGTGGAGAAAGAGCCAGAACAAAGAAGAGATCCTTTAG GTGAGGCAACTCACCCAGTGCAAACTGGGCAGCGGCTGCAGAGCTGGGGGTCTGAGAATGACTATTCTGACACTGTGGAGCAGCTCGGGTCTGACCAG GAATGCGAAGATAATGGCTCTAGGATCTATCCACACTTATTTCAACCATCTGATGTTACACGCAAAAAGGCCAAAATTAGGTCAAGAAGGAAAAGTTCAGAAAGACGTAAGGATGATGACTACGAATCAG GTCCTGGCTCATCTAGTGATGCCTGGCTGGGAAGTCGCAATGAAGAAGCCAGTGGAGACCCAGCAAGTGGATTACAGACCAGATGCCAGAATGCCCCGCACCAGTTGAGCCCTCAGATAAAAGCCACTGTGGAGGCTCTGCAAGCATCAATCCAGGGTCTCTGTCAGCGGCTAGAAGTCCTGGAGAGAACTTTACAG GATCAGCGGCAGTACATAGAGGGGCAGGCACAGAGATCACATAAAGTGCCG AAACAGCGACGTCCTGCTCTGGCCAAGTCACAGACGTTTCTGTTCATAGTTATCTGGCCATTCGTGGTGCACTGGCTGCTGCGCAGGTTCCAATGGAGGAAGAGATGA